The sequence CACCCATCCTGCCCATGGATAATAAACGTTCTCTTGGCGTCTTCCTTGCTACTCCAGCTGGTTGTCTTACAACTATCATATGTGAGTTCTAATTATATGTTGCATTGCTCTgggaaccatagataatagggGTCCTTTATCTAGTATGCAGTCATCAATGTCATGGCCCCACCCCAGGATCATATCATTTAATATGGGACAACACTGGCTAGTGTCAAACTCCCCAGTACTTGGGCAAAGAATGTTGCCAAACCCCTTCCTCCTAAGAAGTGTTTATTTGTTCTACAAATTGATGACCTTATAAAATCACTTTGAGCTGTCATTGTCCCAGGGGGTGTAATCTCTCTCACCCTAGACCACAAGGGTTTGGTGACACGCAATGCAAAATCTTGGTAGACACATACAACCGAGGAATTCATTGGTTGCCAATCAGATTCTAGAAAGCCTCTTGTGTCAGTTATTTTGGTATGACTAGAATTCACTTTGTTCTTATTGTTGTCTCCTGTACTGGTCACAGTCTTCCTACCCTTTTTTCAGTGTACTGGTCATAATCTTAAGCTTCCAACACTTTTATCATACTCTATGCAAAGCACCATCATCAATTTACGCCACACAAATTTGCAATGTGTAGCTGATGTTATATACTGTAATTACAGCCAAGTATTTCTATTGCATGGTACCAGACCCTTATTGTCAGGACCAATTTTGACCCTTATTGTCAAAATTTAAGATTTAAGGGGGGAGAGGGTACTTCCGAAATTTTTCagtgttgctcattgaacatagctaggcacCTTAGACTTAATTCAAACATTTTAGCCGTAGCTTATGActgtgtataataataatataaatctgtCTTTAGCAAACTGCTACCCATACTATGCATCTCACAAGAGGAATTAGATGGGTTAGAGccgatgctctaatagaactgtcataTACTAGATTGCTTTGAAGTCTAATTGGCTAgctagtaatttggccgcctttttttctcTACAATGGCTAttgaaaaaggtggccaaattactatATGACCAACTAGAGTTCAAAGCAATCCACTAGGAATGCGGCAGCAAGACTGCATAAGTCAGTGATAAGGACCAATGTTAATGATCTTTGTAAAATGTTGTTAGTTGTATtgacattcattcttggccacaccAGATATCAGTTCTTTTAATGTCACTTTTACTTTATTGGATGTGCCCTATTTTACAGCCGGGGGATAATATATCAGCTTATCAATTATCAAGCATGCCCATAATTTGTTGTTTTTACAAAAAATAGTGTTGGCATGTGGTGTGCCAATGCATGAGTTttcatctccagagaatttctataGTCACATTAACTAGGGTGTGGATACAGTCAGTAACTCATTAGAACAAGtgttttttgttgtttaaaCTGATCAATGgtgttttataattatgctaCTCTTGACTGTGGTTTACGTATTACAGTGTTATAAGTCTGTGTACACATTACTACACAACCACAAAAAAACCTAACTAACTAGTAGTTTCCAAATGAGCAGTTGACATGCTTCATACCACAAATACTTTGCTAGTACAGATATTTTCCAAATGTGGAAACTCAGTCAACTTTTCAACCACAAAACTATACCAGCCCTTACAAATGCATTGTAGTTATGAGATCACTACATGGTTAGGGCTATGGAAAAATTATTATGATCTTCTAAATAACAGTATAAAGTCACTCTTTATGGTGTTCATAATATCCATGTAATGTTTATTGATTCTGCTGTCAAATTTACATGCATTTGattaaatgctgcagtataggTGAAAAAAACTGATGaccatatatatattatacttgATGTTCCAAAATGATGTTtaagcccttattttcaaaacCAATTGTGACACCACTCTAGTTTGGCTATACTACTGATGATATGGTGTTTAACCAAAGATATACAACATTCATTGCATGCCCATTGAGATGCTCCTAAAAGTGGATCAGATTTTAAAGACACATCTTTCTAATTATGTGCGCTACTCTCTTATAGTCATTCTAATTAAGACTTTGCAGAACAATGCTTTTGTGTGATCTGTAGACAGTGTTGAATATTTATTCTGTAATTTTCTTCATGTGAGATATCATCATGAGTCATTTGGTCCTCAACTTTAACACTGTAATGATAGTAGCTTGTATAAGTGCTAGGATTACATCACCTGTTTTTACTATGTATTTGTTATCACCATAATATTGTTTAATCTCACTACCCTTTTAACTTGTATTTGCTTCGTTTCTGGTGTCTGGCTGGGTCAAAGGGTCACAAACCTCACTGGCTGTCTTGTTCATCTTCGGTCAGAGATATGGTACATTACATGGTTTGTATACACTATACAGCTGAAAATTGAGCCACACATTATGCAATGTTTAAAGGGCACGTTTGCAGCTGGAATGCTCAACCCatttacatgcacacacacacaacatactcaCACAAGCACGCATGAATGTACACACAgagtcacacacacatgcacagctGGATCTGGACCTGTATTTCATACCATCTTTGTAGATGATTTCTTCCTGCTATATATACATGCTGGAATCAATTAAATTCTGCAATCTACCTTAACTTTGTGACACTAATCTCCTGGAATCATCTACATGTACGATGGCAattgcaatataattatatgattgCTGTTTCCTGCTGTGTTACTGTGTAGTTTGATCCGATGTCACTGCATACTACTAGGTATATTGCTCATGCTGTATACATACTAAATGGTCACATATGACTAGATACACAGAGACATTAACAACAGTGCACTAACATACACTTCAGAACAACATTACAGACACAATGCTTAAGTTTAGGTTGAAAGTAGAGAAAGCTTTGGATCCCAGCTATGTGGCTCTCATTTAACGCTTGCCTAGACTgcttgaaattgtacacataaaTTTTCATGTGTAACATATTTCTGTATCAGACAGCACTCTAGAaattataatgcaaatatctAATGTAGAAGCTAATTATTTAATGTTGATAAGATAGCTAAGGCTATTATATGACCAGTAGGCCGCAAACACTTTTATAAACTGAGTTTCagctaatatatatatatatataccataaaCAGATTTTCTCTGTTCTTGTCTGAAAGCTGTGACCATTCATATTAATTTTGattgctctatcagagtatttgagtgactgtgttctattagatcttTAAAGCAGCTATGAGGCCCACCAGATCTTACATGTGTGTAGGTAGGCTTAGCTCCTAATTAGCCACCTAAGAGTGACCTTCAGTACCCTATATAGCCTCCTTTACTGCCAACAAGCATGCTATAATAAACAGTATAATGAAATTATTATAGCTAAATTATAGCAAGACATACTAGCACATTCTTCAGTTAATACATAAATACAAGCCATACTGAGACATACTGTAAGGTGAGACACAGCTGTTTCTTGACTGAAATGGAGATTAGACATGACCTTAAGTATAAGCTAGGTGACTTTTAAAAAGCACTGTTTCAAATAAAGCATGGTGTCTTTAATTTCATTCCTGAATCTTGAAATTTTTCTATTATGCTGAGACTTTCACTCATTGGTAACATTAAATACTGACTATACCATTCTTAGCTATAGGTCTACATGAGCAAGGTGTATAACCTACAAAAGATATAACCGGTATAGGACTGCAACAATTTTGCTTGTTACTGATACTTCAAGCAAGTATGCCAAAGTGGGAATTCGAAGTATCTACAAGTATACAAGTACTAATCctcagtagctatagctacttcatagctatgtatgtactgtacattgtacCTGAAGAAAAAATAGTTAACAGAGAACTAAGTCATAAACAACAGAAATCTTATCACCTAAGAATCTTCTAGATTTATGTCATTTGGTAGGTCAACAAGTGCAATAAAAGGACCTTCTTTAAACTGGCGAAATTCTTTGTAAATCAAAAATCTTTCAGAACATGCAGTGTCATATTATTGATCGTAGTTCACAATTTTTAGTGGTTTAATTTAAAACAgttatttaaatattttaaattcTTGCATGTCAGCAAAGTACAGTGTAGTGTCTAAAAGAGCACGTGACAATCAGTCTATAGCAAAAAAAAGTAGAGCTGTTGATGCAGTTTCAATATATGTTGCATCACTGGTATAGCCACACCAAGGAGACACAGTTCATGATTGGTTTTTGATGAAACTTTACATGAATCATGCAatataaggccacataaacttaatatagtttctcatcctcttGAACTCAAAATAGGAGTGCGGGAGAGCAGaatttttttactaactagatggCTAGTTAAAATGACTCATAATGCAGTGTTCTTAGACTATATACCAACTTTGGATGGCTGCACTAAACCACCAGTGGTACAAAAAATCCTTAATGAGGGAGGAAAAACAGCGATGTGGGTGGGGATgaaaaactaataattaagctTATGTGGCCTAATAGGGAAAACATTGTACCATACTGGATTAGCAGCTCTCACATCAGCAACATCAGAGATTTAGGAAGTGGTCTATATCACGCATATGAAGTGTGGGAGAAATTTGACAAGATAAAAGTGTTCAGGTGAGTGAGTGAACAAATTTCAGAGGTGGTTTTATCATTCCGTAAtacacaataaataaataatattgtttGCTATCCCTCTGGATCAAGTGTGACAATCATTTGCAATTGGTGGTATCCATGCATGCACATAGGACAAGTGTTACTTTTCTTTAGCACAATCGGAATACCATAACAAGGCTGGAACAAGTAAGGCACCTGATATACATTCTCCAAAAATAGTTTAGTGATTTAACAGTGCAAAATGTGTGTACACCAATTGTAtttttaagggtgctctgtacagttcatgTACGGCTCTcatgaaattaccataactcacaaatggtttgggcaaatatactgtactttcttactggatataagctaacactagaaCACACTTTAATCCATACCCAACTGCTAATTTGCTGTAGAATACGAGTTATAATTTTCCCCCtttaaactagaactagtcttacagtttacacactagagccttgatactttcatgatacactatacaaaacaCTACAAACTATTGTGTGTCTTTATTTTTGTggtttagcttctcaatcatcagatactcaACTTCTGGTTTGACACTGCCACCAATCTTTCTTTTCACTTCCATGCTATTTATCACCTGAAGTTAAATTGCTATCAAAATACCGCAAACGCTCTTtttttagcaaaattattaCAGTAACTCATCCAAAATTTTCATGCCTTTTGGGTGAAAAATGACAGACTAGTTCTATTTTAAATATAAGGGCATGGAATAGCAAGGGGCGTGCCTGTTTCCTAATGCACAGGTGCTAAAAATTCAGTAATAAGCCACAGACTAAATAAcaaccataataattatttccatCAACATAAAAGATAACCTGTTTCACCATGTGACTTGGGAAGCCTTAtgcaaactgtacagagcaccttTAAGAATCAAAAACATTATGATACTATAGCAGTTCCAAAGTATTACCTATGTCTACAGTTTGCTAACTAGCAGGAAGATACAATCATATTTCAGATACCGACGTGAGTAAGTGTCGACCTTGAGATATTCATTGGAAATAAATCGCTTATGTCCCAAACCATAAGCTTCATCACCACTAACGACTCTGCCAGAACTCAGCTCTGAGACATTATCATGGCTATAGTCCACAATGGAATTGTGGTGGTCATAGTCACTGATCTGGTTCAACAGTTTCACTTCAAACTTTTCCTTCAGTGGCCATGTTAGCTCATCATCATGTGGACCCTTCATGAGGTACAGGAACACTGACAGGTGAGTACCTTTACCTTTACCATTACCATTACCAGCAGGGTAAACATGTAGACACATCTTATATCCTTTATCATGAGAGTAGAAAGAGTCACTGGTCCATCGTATGTCATTATCTTTCTTTTCACTATATCCAGGTATTTTCATGACTACTGGACATGATTGTCTACCTGATTTCAGCAACATAGATAACATAGTTAACTGAGAGCATCGTTTAGCTGAACGATCGAGTGATGAAGGATCTAATGCTGTACCTTTGGAGTAGCTGATGTGTCCAAGTGCCTGATGTAACAGTGACTTTAATGTGTTGATCTCCTCTACAGCACTAGCAAGTTGTGATTTGGTATCAGCCAGCTCAGCTTTAGTTAAACAAACTTCTTCAAGACTATTAGTTAGCCTATGCTTTAACAACAACAGGTGCTCTTCCATCTTCTCCTCTTCATGTTCCCTCTTTCTCTTACGCATCATCCTCTTCTCACACCCCACATTGTGATACTCACACTGGACCATCTCAAGAGGACACTTATTCCTGTGTGTTTCCATGTCTTCACGATGGACACTCTCTACCTCACACTTGTTAGGACAGGGTAGGGGAAATTTGGAACACCGTTCCCTGTGCTCTCCCTCTataaactgatgttctcctgtaatgtggcagtactgacagtcaaccttaTAACATGGACACTCAGTCTCAACATGACTGGTTAGATATTGTCGTTGTAACATCTtcccacactcattggaacacttTACATTCTCAAACTGACAGCCATCACTGTTTCCAAGGTGATTGTTGATGTCATTcagttcaccctgccactcacaaccACTCTCCTTGTTAGGACACATCACATAAAGACTCCTAATCTCTCGATCAGCTTGTTTGTTGATATATGTTACAAACTCTTTCACACGGCAAACTGGACAAATGTTACTTGCAGCAGCAATTTTCTTAGAATCATCCAGACAAGACTTGCAGAAAACATGTCCACAACACGTAGTGAGGTAAGGATCTCGACTGGGAAGGCGACAAATATTACAGACAAGACGATCTGGTGGAGAATCAACAAATTTGTAGTCATATCCTCCGGGTTTACTTGACGTGGCTATAGCCATAGGCGCAGTGAACTTTGTAGCTGACTGGTTAGACCTAGAGTGATACCAGTAcaatgtataataataatagacagTATAATGGAGAGGGACAAGAGGGCAATCATTGTAACTAAGGACCATTAAACAGCAATcaaaccagtggcggatctagaggggtttctggggttttgacagaaaccccctattaaatttagctcagtggcacataaacattgttgcactgacaatttgtcatagcaaacaactatataccactgtatttcagtagcatgcatgcagttgcacttaactgacaccatttataggTATTAAACCcccagcaacacttcacttttcatctctcgctgcattaaaaacgatcgagatactctaatagagcagtcatgtaactactctaatagagcaatcaaagctacagatTGCAGTCACCATCTTCGCCCTATATTTAGCAATAGTGtttgtttaaagcattggatttattgcaattagtaactaaaaatagcctaagaTCCGATCTCAGAACTTCTAAAGTCTCAACATTTTccggagaaatgtcatcagatgccttattcagctataccaactttcagaaacccccttttaaaaatcctagatccgccactgcaaacCCTCTACTTCTAAATATTGCTATCCATTTCATAATGTTTGTAAGGGCAACACAAAAGTCTAAAGTATCATCTCAAAGCCTGCCTCTAATTCATTGATACCTTCATTGACAATGAGACAAATTGATGGTGCAGCACTACTTTGGTGATCAGTTAATACTATCTCCTGCTAAATAGGAAAAATCAATAGTTCATAATGTAGGAGTGTTTCAGTAAAACTGCTGAGTCAAGCAATATCTCTTGTTTGTTCACTAAATAAaagcttgaccttatcaacacaaATTGACACTTAACATCAGTTCTCCACATAAGGTATTAATTTAATCAAAGGTTAACTTTGACTGAGTAATATTTTAAACTGGTACAAACCACTCCTGGTTACTGATCAAAACCATGCTTCTGTTTGTCTGTTTACACATCTACATGAGCAAGTCTCAATCCTATCTACATGAGCAAGTCTCAATCCTACAAGAAGACTCCATTAAGTCACTGCATGGTCAAACATGACTTTCCAGAGGAGGGCTTACTTGTTCTAAGCACTACTAACATGCATTatataaatatttataatccCACAATGATGTAACACACTAAGTATGTAGCATTAGATAGTATAACACGTTTCCCCAAGGTGATACACATTAGAGCTGTGAAACTAGACAGAATATCATAACTAGTTACTGAGCAGATCATAACTGTTGGTTATCCAATTAACTGACATATTTTCTGCAATTTTTACACTCAACATGTAAGCTATGCATACCCTTAAAATTTGTAGTACAGTTTGTCAGATCGTCCTTATAGTGGTCAAAGCAATAGGCAGCAAGTGTTTATACCTATATCAGAATCCTACTACAAGTATATGATATCAATGTTGTAGCACAAGAAAAGTACCCAAAACATAGCTACATT comes from Dysidea avara chromosome 4, odDysAvar1.4, whole genome shotgun sequence and encodes:
- the LOC136253103 gene encoding TNF receptor-associated factor 4-like, producing the protein MRSNQSATKFTAPMAIATSSKPGGYDYKFVDSPPDRLVCNICRLPSRDPYLTTCCGHVFCKSCLDDSKKIAAASNICPVCRVKEFVTYINKQADREIRSLYVMCPNKESGCEWQGELNDINNHLGNSDGCQFENVKCSNECGKMLQRQYLTSHVETECPCYKVDCQYCHITGEHQFIEGEHRERCSKFPLPCPNKCEVESVHREDMETHRNKCPLEMVQCEYHNVGCEKRMMRKRKREHEEEKMEEHLLLLKHRLTNSLEEVCLTKAELADTKSQLASAVEEINTLKSLLHQALGHISYSKGTALDPSSLDRSAKRCSQLTMLSMLLKSGRQSCPVVMKIPGYSEKKDNDIRWTSDSFYSHDKGYKMCLHVYPAGNGNGKGKGTHLSVFLYLMKGPHDDELTWPLKEKFEVKLLNQISDYDHHNSIVDYSHDNVSELSSGRVVSGDEAYGLGHKRFISNEYLKVDTYSRRYLKYDCIFLLVSKL